In Colias croceus chromosome 8, ilColCroc2.1, the genomic window tatttgtgatGAAAGTTTAAGGGGgcggaataaataaaaagaaaagaaatcaTAAACAAAcgcttttattaatattttcaacattaaataaaaataaaaaaaatatactgaacactataaatttttaatagtgATGCGATTCTATTTAAATACGAGAAACTTcatgaattaaattatagagaaatttagttttattaattttattaacttttagaGGCAATAAAACATCTAAATTATATTCCGTGGTATAGTCGCAACTCGCAACTCTATTGTTGACCGCTCACTCGAATGTAAACAATCGTCGCATCACATCAATGTGGAACATTCACAAAACTTTCTGCCACTTGTTCTGTTCGCACAAAACGATATAAAAAATCACCGatgtctgaaaaaaaaaataaacagaaaataaaaagtaaaaaaacaaaaacaaataatattttattgcttaaaaataaataaacattacttaCAATAATCGGCGGCGGGTAGTCAACATTCGCCGAGCGAAATATATCTACGAGATGAACCATATGGACTGTTAATTTGGtatcaattttaaagaaatagatAACGCCGTGAGCGACGGAACGATCGCGCGCGTACGTAAGATTTAACGGAGCGGTGTAATGCTCGCAGGACCACGGTTCAACGTTGACTGAACGGCGCGCGAAGGAATACGCACGCGGGGAGGGGGTACGCACTCACGCAGTGGTGACAGCCAATCGCGTGCGTGAGTCGCGCGCACCCCCGCTCTTCAGGCCCGCCCCGCGTTCTCCGTCACCTCACAATCGATGCCCTATAttgcattaattatttaggAAACACGCAATAAGATAACGCAAGGTAACAGATAAGAGTTTGGACTTTAAATCATTGTCCCTCCTTTTTTAGTTTCACAGATTTTCCTTGACTACTTGAAGCGTTGGCGTGTTTGTAAATAGCGGTTGTTTATTTCGTTTTGGACGTTTTGTCAAGTCTGTTATTGTGAACGAATTAGTGGCTCTTAGCAGTCGCGGCACGTCAGAAGTTTGCTGAATGGGAAATGTGCCTAatgacatattttttgtttaccaTTTCGTTTCGCAAAACTGATGTTTTCAGCAAAGTTTGGAAATTGAAGAATATTTTGAAGCTTGCATCTTTTAAGAATTTTTCTAGGTTTTTGCGCTTGgaatttttgctaaaatatATATCAGTAGCTTTTTGCTATTTTATGCATAACTTTATGTGGTTTTATtgagattatattattacttttatacaacCTACTAAATGTGCTTCGTTTTCTACTTTTCTGTCATCCTATCTTTCTTCTTACATCAGCTTATGAATATTCAAATACGCGTTTAATTGTTTACCCTCTGTAAGTAATTACATTATTTGCAACCTCATGAtttaatgttttcatgaaGACCATTTCTTTTGccactagctgcgcttcgcggtttcacctgcgtggctctgctcctgtcggtcttcgcgtaatactatatagccttcctcgataaatgggctatctaacaccgaaataatttttgaaatcggaccagtagttcctgagattagcgcgttcaaacaaacaaactcttgaactttataatattaataataagtataatttagtatagatatgCTACCTCTATCTACTAAGTTTTCGAGTCCAACCAGATCGAGATAATCCTCTGCCAATTCCACTGTAGCTTACCATAAACCATTAAGGCGTATTTACATGAAGTGACAGATGTACGAGTTTCAGATTAAAATGCATATCTTAATGTTCTGAATCAAGATTCCCGGAGCACGACTCGACGTCACCTGCGACCATCTGACGGACCTGATGTGAATAGTAAGCAGTTCCAAATCTATGTGTGTGTCAATACTGCTACGTTTCGGGattatgtttgattttaattgatcTCATGGACAGGTGGTGAGGTTTTATGGGGTTTTAGATTACTTTATAGTgagtaaaaatattgtatggtTTACAGCATTATAGTTTTCTAATCTCTTTATTAGAAGTGATGatagtattaatataatttgtttaagtAGGTCATTTTTAGTGTCTGATTGTACTACCTACGTACTACATACTACGTAATTTTATACTACTACACTACGTACTACGTAATTTTATACACCAGCccgtaaaaatgtatttgcaACTGTATCGaattaattttgcaaaaaataatttttaaatacgaaatataatttttcattcaattaCAAGTAAAACGGAAATCTCTTAATAAATTCCGTTCGCATCGAAATCTGGATTGAGTGCACATTCAAGCTTactgttttattgaaaaattaaatgaaattaatatgaaatttaaggcAGTCTGTGGGCGGGAGTTGGATGCATTCCAAAGGGGTCGAGCCTCGGAGTAGGCAGGTGCTGACTGCTGACTCGCTCATATACCATATAATAgcgttaattattattgcatttGCGAAATACCTTTTTTTGCTTTATGAATTTGCTGAATCCTGTAATATAGTTATCAAATTCTGTGTACTTTGAGTGGTTGATTTGAAATAAGTTTAAGCTTTTTTTGAATAAGAAACAATGTATTTTggagtatataatattataacccattgagccccgagcggcccgatctgaccacgacacaatagattttctattgtgtctgtgattccgggggctgagttaatAATAACGCTGAACTATATCGGTTTATCAGCTGTGGGCCGCAGTTTTACCCGCGTGTCTCCGCTACTgatggtcttagcgtaatgatataatatagcttatagctttcctcgttaaatgggctatctaacatcgaaagaatttttttgagcgcgttcaaacaaacaaacaaactcttcagatttataatattagtatagattttttgtaTCTTAACAGGTCAATCCAAATCTCGCTTggaagtaaatattattaaaatattattctgaaATCTATGGTGTATAATATCAATCGTATGACCGATGTCCCTAAAAAATAGTAACGTCAGAAAATATCCAATGAAAGACCGAAGCAACACACGAGTGGTTTTGATCaggtaatgaataaaatatcacGCTCCTGGTCTACCGTGCTCCCGTTCGTCTCAGTGACTTTGAATTAACTGTATTTCCTTGAACTGGTAGCGTCTGCAAAAAAAGTTGAGGTAGAgtcatcataattttttttttgtagaagAGTGCAGTTTTCGttattattttctgttttttATGCTTGATTGTTTATGAATATTTGTAACTTTTTCATGCGGAAACGGATTCTAGTTGATATAGTTTACATAAGagaggtattttattatataaaagattgttgttgttatttttgaCACATTATCGATTTTTGTATTACTTGGCTTAATTTATCATCATGAGTCATGtacgaaataaaatatcaaattcatcaattttaatacttttaggGTACATAGTATGAATTGGatgaaattcaattttaaaatctatataagTTAGAAATAATAACTTGGATCTTCAAAATGATACCGCTCCTCtcttttttgaatttattgcaaaaatattCCCTACACATTGCACTACTACATCTAAACTTGAGTTACTTGACTACTCCGCCCTAAACTTGAGATTGTCAAATGTCTTCCCCATTTAGCCAAGTTGGTTAAACTTCTACCACAAACTTGGCAAGTAAAAGTTCCACAAATTATTCGAAAGGTTAGGAAGGGATTAGAAAAACACATACCCAAGTAAATGAATTCGGAACTTGGCTAGTTTGTTAAAACATTTCCTCAATGAAAAAAACATTGTGCGCTACGCAAAAAATTACCATTCGGGATTCTGGAATGACCATACTCGACCTGATTTTAAGGTTTGTAAATTTGGTTGAGTAAAGAAAATACTTTCGagagtaatataaatttttaagtttagtttagttttagaGAAGTTTAACTTTAAAGACTCTTTTATAGTTGCTATCTTTTGAATATTAAGAAATTTAACAACGAAATTACACAAAGTAGAgccaaaattttatatgcgTTAAAATAtcattctttaatatttatgccttctctataattttttttcataaaaaaatgtcctAGCACCTTAAAATTTGAATGGGTCTACGTAGAAATCGTTATATATGGAGAGAGTTTGTGATATGTTATCAATTGCTGTATCAATAGGTCAGTTACATAGAATCGTACCTACAGCTACGCTTTGAACTATAAATACCGTATAAATACATGTTTTCGAGGGTTTCGAGATCcctgttatattaatttatacacaataatatatcataatatatattttttttatttcgtataTAAACTGTTACCTACTATCAATAGATTAACTCAGTTTATTTAAACCAATAACCATAagattctatttttattagttatttaatgctttcatattatcaattaataaaagcGTTATAACCGTTGCACATACATTTAAAACCAGCAAAAAAAACATACTAAATACTTTTACGATATGAATTTAGCGCTGAAAAGGTCGAGTACAGACGTTGTAAAGACGAAGGTGGTTTTATAGCCTGCGTAGGACGGAGGAAATTTTGGCGCCAATTcaatgtaaaatgtttttgaaCGCTTGAGGTGAGActgaaaagatttttattttacgttttcttTCAGATGTGCTTATGGCACCGAAAATTTAATGACTGCGTTTATCACCTCTTCGCTTTCGAGATATTAGGTAATAGAGGCTGAGTTATTTGGAGTttaattagcgttttttataGTCGTGAATTTTATGACGGTGGTGgttggtaaataaatattacatgtaTCATCTTCGGAGGCTTCTTTTTAAAAAcaggtaatttaaaaaattacgagAATACTCAAATACCTTTTGTTAAGTTTGTTAAATGTTATAGGTTCGTTCCGTCATGCGTTTATTTTTGCTATGAAGTTTAATATTTCGTGGCAATTCATAATTAACACTACTTatcaataacacaaaaatgcgctctacaatatttttttttatgtgaagaGCAGGCAAGCGAGCAGACGAGTCATCTGATGGTAAATGATCATCGTCACCGACTTGCACCCACAATACCAGAGGTATGGCGAGTGTGTTGCCAGCCTTTAAGCCTTTTCTTGAAGTTCCCCAAATCGCAACTCATATTTTGTTTCCACACTGCCCGCGGGAGCTGATTCCAAATTAAGCTCTGAGATCTACAATACTCCATCAACATTAATCAAAATGCCAGATAATGTTTATTGTAGGtatctaatttattaatatagtgTTGCAGTATGTaatgtttaagttttatatactTTGTGAACGGTTTCATTAAGCCATATAACAAACGATATCTatctatgctaatattataaagaggaaaggtttgtaattatgtatgtatgtatggttttgacgcataaactactggaccgattttgatgaaatttggcacagacaatctttagaccctgagaaagaaaggctaccttttattgcgaaatatgtaccacaggcgaagccggggcggaccgctagttaatacATATGTATTTTCAGTCACACAACTTCCTTGTAAAACAATCTGACACAGACCCTTCTATAAACACAAACACATACGTATATCACAAATCGGTCTTTGATCGAGTCGCCATAACTATTCGGGATCTTATAACTTTTTTCTATCTGCGAAGTTTTAACAAGCTGAATGATCGATATAGGTCTAACGAGGCTGCGTTGTCATCCCGCGAATCTTTTGGcacgtaaataatttttattacgtgTACTTACTATTATGGTATACTTGACATTGCTTTTGTGAgatgattatttttagtttatggCTGCTGTACACGGCTAGAGTAAACGGTAGAGTGAACTAGCATAGTACTCTACCAGTTTTATTAGAGATACTGACCAACTTCTCTAATCTACTAATGGTGTCCAGTGCTTACATTAGTAGAGTAAGTAGGATAGTTAGCACTCTACCACTCTACTCTACCGTTTACTCTACCTGTGTACAGCAGCCATTAGTCATGGacattttgtttgaaataggataatttatagtttaataaaCATAGAGATTATATCTCTATTCTGAAGAaatgtaaacatgtttttttacacattttaaaaCTGTTGATTATGCCAATGGTCTTCTAGTTTAATTGTATGTATATCAATTAAGTTATTTTCCGACACTTCATCTGCTGCTTACCTtcaattataagaaaatttaagTACTATCGAAGCTTAAGAATATGAAATGCGTGCTTGTAATTCATAGTGTTttgatatcaataaaatattagccgaataataagtaacaaaaataCCTGTTCTCACAAATATCATTACTACTTGACaaaaaaaggaaattaaaaaaagcaatcacaacaaataaaataaattcggAGCAGTGCCGCCCATCATTAATCAAATTACAACATCAATGAGCCCATAATTATGTCGCGAGCTATAGCGAAGTTAAATTTGTTTGTCTAAAGAAGTATCGACTCAAAAACTTCGTAGGTTAATTAGATTCTGAAATTTCGGGGcctttgaaaaatatttgttttaccCAACATTATTGGGAAACGAACCCACGGCCCGTGTAAAGGGTCAGATATTAATCTGGAAACactttatgaattttaaaattataagccCCCGGTTGAAGCGATTAgtcaaataatattcaaagtatttataaagtttGATATTGCTTCTGAAATTAGTTGTATAAGGATCGATAGATTTCATCGTGGATATTGgtacatttttgtatattttagtttcgaagagatttttatatagaaaatagattaaaaaacaCTGAAACTTGAAAACTGGATCTATTTTACTAATGAAGGTTCACAAAGTTGTACCTCGTGTGTTCATAAGTTTTGAGACGAAATAAAAGTTGCATatcttttgtaatattttacttataattctaaaatttataCAGCATATTAAGTGAgtaataacaaacaataaactttCATTATTACTCAAAATGTCCacccttattttttatacaggcCCTCAGACGATTTGGCCAGTCATCTATAGCGGCACGAATCTTTTCCAATGGAATTCGCTTTGCCTCTCGGACTAGAGCTCGCTTCAGTGACTCCAAGTTTCGGTGGGACTTTCGGCAGGCCCTGAGCTCTAATTCGGTCCATAAAGAATAATCCAGCGGGTTAAGGTCGGGGCTGGAGGAGGGCCATTCGTTAGCCGCAATGAAGGCCGGCACATTCTCCTTCAACCAAGCTTGGGTGGTTTTTGCCTTATGAGATGGCGCTGAGTCTTGCTGGAAAACCCAATCCTTGTTGTGAAATAAAGTATGAGACAGGGGTTTCACAACAGGCTCTAAAATATCACTTTGATAATTCTTGGCTTTCACCTTGACACCTTGTTGGCAGAAATGCAGCGGAGTGACACCATCATACGAAACTCCCCACCATACCATCACACTAGCCGGATGATGAGTACGCAAGACATTCCGTGCTGAAGGTGGGACGTCCTTGCTACTTTTGGCATACACTTTATTGTTTTGTCGGTTGAACTTTTCTTCGATAG contains:
- the LOC123693915 gene encoding histone-lysine N-methyltransferase SETMAR-like; protein product: MEGTKELRATVISLFKAGKKPMEIFREVKIFGVSRNFVYYTIKRYKGTNSLQDRQRSGRPRSVRTPANIKIIRERLRRNPCRTQKKLALQTDISRVSINRILKYDLKVKAYSRRKMHFLNDRLRKLRRERCPILLRRHDARKILFTDEKIFTIEEKFNRQNNKVYAKSSKDVPPSARNVLRTHHPASVMVWWGVSYDGVTPLHFCQQGVKVKAKNYQSDILEPVVKPLSHTLFHNKDWVFQQDSAPSHKAKTTQAWLKENVPAFIAANEWPSSSPDLNPLDYSLWTELELRACRKSHRNLESLKRALVREAKRIPLEKIRAAIDDWPNRLRACIKNKGGHFE